The segment TCGGGATTATTGAGCACTTCCTCGGCCGTGCCGTGGCAGAGCACGCGCCCGGCGCGGATGATGTAGCTTCGATCGGTGATCGCCAGGGTCTCGCGCTCGCGGTGATCGGTCATAAGGATCGCGATGCCATTGTCGCGCAGGCCGCGGATGATTTTTTGAATGCCGTTGATCGTCACCGGGTCGATTCCGGTAAACGGCTCGTCGAGCAGAATAATCTTGGGGTTGGACACCAGGCAGCGGGCGATTTCAAGCCGCCGCTTCTCGCCGCCAGAGATATAAAGAGCCGTCGATTTGCGAATGCGAGCAATATCGAACTGGACAAGCAACTCTTCGCATCGTCGCAACCGCTCAGCCCGTTCGATGCCGAGCATCTCCATCACGGCGAGGATGTTGTTCTCGACCGAAAGCTTGCGGAACACGCTCTGCTCCTGGGCCAAATAACCCATTCCGCCGTCGCGGGCGCGGCGATACATGGGCCAATGGGTCACGTCGATGCCGCCGAGCGTCACTTTGCCCGTGTCCGGATCGATCATGCCGCAGGCAATCCGAAAGCTGGTGGTTTTGCCGGCGCCATTTGGCCCGAGCAAGCCCACGATCTCACCTTTTTCGACCTCGAAATCGACCCCATCAACCACCCTGCGGCGGCCGTAGGTCTTGACGAGTCCTTTGACTTGCAGGATCGGCATGGAACAACCTTCGGTCTCAGGTTTTCAGCGAACAAATCCCATTCGGCCGAAATTCGGGAAAAAGGGAAACGGGATCGAATGCTCGTCGGAAATCCGGATCTTATCGAACGAATGCGGCCAGTAAACGAAGAGCGCTTTGCCCACCAACAGCCGGCGGTCGATGAAATGCTCATTCGACCAGAGCCGACCGTCCTGACTAAGAGGGCTATTATCGCCGAGCGCGAAAAATTGATCGTCGCCGACGAAGAAGTACTGATCGTGCCGCCGCACTTGGCTTTCGGCGTCGCGGAGCTTAGCGACCGCGCCGGGGGGGAAGCAGAACCATTCATTGCTGGCGGGCCAGTCGCGAGGCGGCTTGCCACCCAGTAAATCGTAACTCGGATGAGGAAGATTCTGCCGATCGATATACGTGTAGTACACGTCGCGGAGCACCTGCAAATGGGTCACCCGCAGCGCAGCCCCGAATGAGCCGATGCCCGCCGGAGAAAAATCCGCTCGGTCGGTGTTCACCACGCCGTCCTCTTTGTCTGACAGCTCGTCGAACGTCGTCGGATTGTCGAATTGCACCTGCTTATTGTTGACCACCAGTGTCAATTGATGGTCGACGTTGGCGAAGAGGATCGTGTAGCTGCCAGCGCGGGAAATGCCGCCTTCCTTAGCCCGAGGCCGCTTCGCCGAATCGAGCCCCGGAATCGAGAGTTCGGCGGCGCCGTTGGAAAGATCGAGTTGACAGCCGAATCGCTGTTGCTTCTTGACCAATTCAAGTGCGATTTTCCCCGTCGGCTCTTTAACGTCGGCCTGAAATTCCACGGCCAGATCCGTAATAACCGGGCGCGACTCGCTGAACATCTCGCTATTACTGGCGTCGTAAGCAATGAAATCGTGAATCGGCTGAACGGCTGCCGGGGCACGCAACTGTTCGCCGCGCTGGAAGGCACTCCAGTCGTCTGGCAAGGGAACATAGTTGTAGTAGTTCAGCCACGCTGCGCCGGTCGTCCCGGCTTTGCCGTTCGTCACCAGAGCCTTATGATCGGCGCTTCCGGACGGCGCGGTTTCGTATGTCCACGAGGCATCGTGGCTCTGCCATCGCGTGGGCCATCCCTTGGAAATAAATGGCTCGTAGACGTAATCGTTGTCGTATACAAGTTGCAGCATCGCCCGCAGCTTGGCCGGACTCTTTCGAGCCATCTCGAATGTCTTGCCGCCGTCGCGACTCACGCTTATGTCGCCGTCGCGGATGCGAATGATCTCGCTCGATAGGCCGATGAGCCGCTTGATGTAGTTGGTCTTCGCATCCTCTGGATACTTGAACACGATCACGTCCCAGCGATGCGGATCGGTGAAATCGAACGCGAATTTGTTGACCAAAATCCGGTCGCCGTTGTAACTGGGACAATGGCCGTCGGAACCGCCGGCGCGGTGGATTTCCTCGTCTTGTTGTTTAACCAGCGCCTCAAGCTCGGCCCGCTCTTCGCCCGTTTTGGACAGTGCCAGCTCGCGCTTCAAATCGGCGAGGCGGTCGAAATTGATTTCCCAGCGGCAATTTGGACAAACGCAGGTGTGGACTTCTCGAATTGGCGGTCCCTCATCCGGATCGCTCGTTCCGACCTGGAAGGGAATTCCGCATTTAGGGCACTTCAGGTCCATGTGCCGGCCCACGAGAGTTGGGGCCATCGAGCCAGTCGGTATGACGAACGCCTCGGCCTCGAACGTGCGGAACAGAAACGCCAGCACGAAGGCGATCACAACCGATTCAATCGTCTCGCGGACGGTTCGCGACCACGCGGACGGACCGTCATCCGGGGTCGATTCAGCAATGCCGCCGGCCGGCCGGCGCGCCTTCTCCACCGATTTCTCTTTGGATTTGGTCATTCTTGCCTCAAAGCCGATTTGCCCGTTTGACATCCGTCTTTGCAAATAGTCCCGATTCAAGAAATATATCCGAATGACCCGTTGATCGGAACGTGAAAACTGGGCTCATTGAGGGGGAAAGCGCCAGGAAAATCGCTGCCGGCAGCGGGATGTGCTCCCGCCGGAATTCCACTGGCAGCTCCTAAAGCGATTGATCGGAACCAACTAGCGGCTTTACAATTGGTATTCACGGTCAGAGCGACGGACTGAGTTACTGGAAGCGGGTAGATGGCATCCATGTCCAGCGGCATCGACGCATATCACAAATGGCTTTCAATTCCTCCCAGCGAGCAGCCGCCGAACCATTACCGGCTGCTTGGTTTAGGGCTTTTTGAAAGCGACCCAGACGTAATTGCGGCGGCTGGCGACCGCCAAATGGCCCATGTGCAGACTTACAAAAACGGCCCGCACGCCGCATTGTCACAAACGCTGCTCAACGAAATCGCCGCCGCCAAGCTCTGTTTGTTGAAACCGGCAAAGAAGGCGGTTTACGATGAACGGCTTCGCCAGCGGGCAGGGACGCAAACGGCCCAAATGGTCTCCACGGCATCGGCAGCAACGTCAGCAATCGCCTACAAGACCCTGGCCGGTGTGCCGTCCAGTCCAATGCCGCCCCCCCCGTTCGCAGTACCACCGCAGCTTGCTGATTCCATTAGCGAGCCAAGGCGGCCGGCGCCTTCGATGACAGCCCTCGTAGCCGCCGGAGGGTTGGTCATCCTGTTGCTAGTCGGCGCAATCGTGGTTGCCGTGAAGTTGCGACGCAGCACTCATACGACAGTTTCCTCTGATTCGCTCGCAACGCGTAACGCAACCGGTCGATCGCTTGATGCCGCGACGTCCGAGGGAACCGCTAAACTTGAAGTTTCCAAGACGCTGTCTCCTGCGCCGCATGACAGCAACGGCCAAAGCAAGCCGATTATCCATCCGTTATCCCCGGACGTAGGAGAACGCAAAACTGACGCGATTCACGTTGCCTCGACCGCGACTCCGCCAGCAAATCCGCCGATCGCATCTCTGGCTACGGCAACAAGCGACGTTAAACCGCCCGGTTCGGATCCCGACGCAAAAGCCCGGCCGGTGAACGACGCGGCCAAGCCGATTCCGCCCGAAAACCTGGCGCCTAAGAAGTGGAACGTTCCCAGCGATCAGGCTCAAGCCGCGGTTCAGAAACGCTTCGCCGAGACATTTGGTGATTCCGCGCCCGAAGTCGTTATCGAGAAGACTGAACCGCTCACCGACGGGCCGCTGGTCTATGTTGCGCTGAATACGGCCTTAGAGTGGT is part of the Pirellulales bacterium genome and harbors:
- the lptB gene encoding LPS export ABC transporter ATP-binding protein codes for the protein MPILQVKGLVKTYGRRRVVDGVDFEVEKGEIVGLLGPNGAGKTTSFRIACGMIDPDTGKVTLGGIDVTHWPMYRRARDGGMGYLAQEQSVFRKLSVENNILAVMEMLGIERAERLRRCEELLVQFDIARIRKSTALYISGGEKRRLEIARCLVSNPKIILLDEPFTGIDPVTINGIQKIIRGLRDNGIAILMTDHRERETLAITDRSYIIRAGRVLCHGTAEEVLNNPEARKYYFGDGPGLDAA
- the lepB gene encoding signal peptidase I → MTKSKEKSVEKARRPAGGIAESTPDDGPSAWSRTVRETIESVVIAFVLAFLFRTFEAEAFVIPTGSMAPTLVGRHMDLKCPKCGIPFQVGTSDPDEGPPIREVHTCVCPNCRWEINFDRLADLKRELALSKTGEERAELEALVKQQDEEIHRAGGSDGHCPSYNGDRILVNKFAFDFTDPHRWDVIVFKYPEDAKTNYIKRLIGLSSEIIRIRDGDISVSRDGGKTFEMARKSPAKLRAMLQLVYDNDYVYEPFISKGWPTRWQSHDASWTYETAPSGSADHKALVTNGKAGTTGAAWLNYYNYVPLPDDWSAFQRGEQLRAPAAVQPIHDFIAYDASNSEMFSESRPVITDLAVEFQADVKEPTGKIALELVKKQQRFGCQLDLSNGAAELSIPGLDSAKRPRAKEGGISRAGSYTILFANVDHQLTLVVNNKQVQFDNPTTFDELSDKEDGVVNTDRADFSPAGIGSFGAALRVTHLQVLRDVYYTYIDRQNLPHPSYDLLGGKPPRDWPASNEWFCFPPGAVAKLRDAESQVRRHDQYFFVGDDQFFALGDNSPLSQDGRLWSNEHFIDRRLLVGKALFVYWPHSFDKIRISDEHSIPFPFFPNFGRMGFVR